One Sulfurihydrogenibium sp. genomic window carries:
- a CDS encoding N-6 DNA methylase, translating into MEKLSTLARDFSLKNLERYLLDKGFTVDISPVYDIQDIEEKYKVSDIKEIGYIRLKQDADLVVFAIKLDNLTERTSKKNQFDIAKRLLEKYQKFYGLFVFYDDNKNFRLSFVFKTTHGTKATYSHYKRFTFYVSPNLPNKTFINQLQDCDFTDLDSIKQAFSTQPITRDFYNELQNWYYYALDKVKFPDDYKYSDDPEKDREIRNAQSLIRLLTRLIFIWFLKEKGLVPNKLFDEKELKKIVKDFGKGNNYYNAILQNLFFATLNRPIEERGWAEDKGFPANKKDFGVKSLYRYEDKFLISKEEVISELFKNIPFINGGLFDCLDKDKVYIDGFSRNEKKQAKISDELFFSEEKTVDLSKYGLGKNVEVRGLIDILKSYNFTTDEATPIDQEIALDPELLGKVFENLLASYNPETNTTARKATGSYYTPREIVDYMVEESLREYLKTKVPEAEDKLDDLFSYSDKEPNTSDDLKRKLIEAIDQIKIIDPACGSGAFPMGILHKLVFLLQKLDPSNKVWYEIQVDRIKKESKEVLEIAKDENTLKELLNEVKEHFDESINYPDYARKLYLIENCIYGVDIQPIAIQISKLRFFISLILDQKVDRDKPNFGILTLPNLETKFISANALIGLEKPNQKSLRSQEIEKLEQELKFLRHRYFRIKSRAEKIQLQNKDKELREKLKNALINDGWNDKVAEKIANFDIFDQNASADWFDPEWMFGVVDGFDIVIGNPPHGADIKKYKDYIEDHYKFYETRKNSASLFIEKGFNLLKEKGILSYVIPKSITYVDSWERTRKLVYKENKLLTLIDISKAFENVRLEQIILISQKIKEKSYFYKAGDFWNDRIEIINDVNSEIIEKLEILPIYIDEIKLEILKKLMQDSLKLYNISETFRGLPFQRKISDTGYPILRGKNINKYQIYRDIDKVKLTKSELSSARVKKYMRPKIISQNIVAHVMKPFDRIIIMATYDKEGYLTLDTVMNTYFG; encoded by the coding sequence ATGGAGAAGCTTTCAACCCTTGCAAGAGATTTTTCACTTAAAAATTTAGAAAGATATTTATTAGACAAAGGTTTTACTGTTGATATAAGCCCAGTTTACGACATTCAAGATATTGAAGAAAAATATAAAGTATCAGACATAAAAGAAATTGGATACATCAGATTAAAGCAAGATGCAGATTTAGTAGTTTTTGCCATCAAGCTTGATAACCTTACAGAAAGGACAAGTAAGAAAAATCAGTTTGATATTGCTAAAAGACTTTTAGAAAAGTATCAAAAATTTTATGGACTATTTGTATTTTATGACGATAATAAAAACTTTAGACTTTCTTTTGTGTTTAAGACTACCCATGGCACAAAGGCAACGTATAGCCACTACAAAAGATTTACGTTTTACGTAAGCCCAAACTTACCAAACAAAACGTTTATAAATCAGCTTCAAGATTGTGATTTTACAGATTTAGACTCTATAAAGCAAGCTTTTAGCACTCAACCTATCACAAGAGATTTTTACAACGAGCTTCAAAATTGGTATTACTATGCACTTGATAAAGTTAAATTTCCTGATGATTATAAATACTCTGATGACCCGGAAAAAGACAGAGAAATCAGAAACGCCCAAAGCTTAATCAGGCTTTTAACAAGATTAATTTTTATATGGTTTTTGAAAGAAAAAGGCTTAGTGCCAAATAAATTATTTGATGAAAAAGAGCTAAAAAAGATAGTTAAAGACTTTGGCAAAGGTAATAATTACTACAATGCAATTTTACAGAATCTATTTTTTGCAACATTAAATAGACCTATAGAAGAAAGAGGCTGGGCAGAAGATAAAGGTTTTCCTGCTAACAAAAAAGACTTTGGAGTAAAAAGCTTATACAGGTATGAAGATAAGTTTTTGATAAGTAAAGAAGAAGTAATTTCAGAGTTGTTTAAAAATATTCCATTTATAAACGGTGGACTTTTTGACTGTTTGGATAAAGATAAAGTCTACATAGATGGATTTTCAAGAAATGAAAAGAAGCAGGCTAAAATCAGTGATGAGTTATTTTTTAGCGAAGAAAAAACAGTTGATTTATCCAAATATGGTTTAGGCAAAAATGTAGAAGTTAGAGGACTTATTGATATCTTAAAAAGCTACAACTTTACAACAGATGAAGCAACGCCGATAGACCAAGAGATAGCCCTTGACCCAGAACTACTTGGAAAAGTGTTTGAAAATCTTCTTGCAAGCTATAATCCAGAAACTAATACCACTGCAAGAAAGGCAACAGGTAGCTACTACACACCAAGAGAGATAGTAGATTATATGGTGGAAGAGAGCTTAAGAGAATATCTAAAAACAAAAGTGCCAGAAGCAGAAGATAAACTTGATGATTTGTTTTCTTATTCTGATAAAGAACCAAACACTTCAGATGATTTAAAAAGAAAATTAATTGAAGCAATAGACCAAATAAAGATAATAGACCCTGCCTGTGGCTCCGGTGCTTTTCCAATGGGAATTCTTCATAAGCTTGTATTTTTACTTCAAAAGCTTGACCCGTCTAATAAAGTTTGGTATGAGATACAGGTAGATAGAATTAAGAAAGAAAGCAAAGAAGTATTAGAAATAGCAAAAGATGAAAACACTTTAAAAGAGTTGTTAAACGAAGTAAAAGAACATTTTGACGAAAGCATAAACTATCCAGACTACGCAAGAAAGCTTTATTTGATAGAAAACTGTATATATGGAGTAGATATACAGCCTATAGCTATACAGATTAGCAAGCTAAGATTTTTTATATCTTTGATATTAGACCAGAAAGTAGATAGAGATAAGCCAAACTTTGGAATTTTGACATTGCCTAATCTTGAGACTAAGTTTATCTCTGCAAATGCTTTGATTGGACTTGAAAAGCCTAATCAAAAATCTTTAAGAAGTCAGGAGATTGAAAAGTTAGAGCAGGAGCTTAAGTTTTTGAGACACAGATATTTTAGAATTAAGTCAAGAGCTGAAAAAATTCAATTACAAAATAAAGATAAAGAGCTGAGAGAGAAGCTAAAGAATGCTTTGATTAATGATGGTTGGAATGATAAAGTAGCTGAAAAGATAGCTAATTTTGATATTTTTGACCAAAATGCATCTGCTGATTGGTTTGACCCAGAGTGGATGTTTGGAGTAGTTGATGGCTTTGACATTGTGATTGGTAATCCGCCACATGGTGCAGATATTAAAAAATACAAGGATTATATAGAAGACCATTACAAATTTTATGAAACTCGCAAAAATTCAGCATCTTTATTTATAGAAAAAGGATTTAACCTTTTGAAAGAAAAAGGTATTCTATCTTATGTAATACCAAAATCTATAACTTATGTTGACAGTTGGGAAAGAACCAGAAAGCTGGTTTATAAAGAAAATAAGCTTCTAACACTGATTGATATTTCTAAGGCTTTTGAAAATGTTAGACTTGAACAAATTATTTTGATTAGCCAAAAAATTAAAGAAAAATCTTATTTTTACAAAGCCGGTGATTTTTGGAACGATAGGATTGAAATTATAAACGATGTTAATTCAGAAATCATTGAAAAATTGGAAATTTTGCCAATCTACATTGATGAAATCAAATTAGAAATTCTTAAAAAGTTAATGCAAGATAGCTTAAAACTTTATAACATCTCAGAAACTTTTAGAGGCTTGCCATTCCAAAGAAAAATTTCAGATACAGGCTATCCTATTTTAAGAGGAAAAAATATTAACAAATACCAAATATATAGAGATATTGATAAAGTCAAACTAACTAAATCAGAGTTAAGCAGCGCAAGAGTTAAGAAATATATGAGACCTAAAATAATTTCTCAAAATATCGTAGCTCATGTTATGAAACCTTTTGACAGAATAATCATTATGGCAACTTATGATAAGGAAGGTTATTTAACACTTGATACTGTAATGAATACATACTTTGGGTGA